ctacaggatccagtgcagtgtcccacaggatccagtgcagtgtcccacaggatccagtCCCGTATCCCGCAGGATCCAGTGCCGTGTCCCGCAGGATCCAGTGccgtgtcccacaggatccagtgcagtgtcccacaggatccggtgccgtgtcccacaggatccagtgccgtgtcccacaggatccagtgcagtgtcccacaggatccagtgcagtgtcccGTATgatccagtgcagtgtcccacaggatccagtgcagtgtcccacaggatccagtgccgtgtcccacaggatccggtgccgtgtcccacaggatccagtgcagtgtcccacaggatccagtgccgtgtcccacaggatccagtgcagtgtcccacacgatccagtgcagtgtcccacaggatccagtgcagtgtcccacaggatccgGTGCCGTGTCCTGCACCCCCTGTCCCGCAGGCTCAGGTGTGGCTGAGGCAGGCGCTCACTGAGCAGTGTCCCCCATGTCGGACAGCCCCTGGGTGTGCAGCTGGAGGCCCCACTGCCCTCGGGGCCCCATCACTGCCCTCTACACCAGCCCCGGGCCCAAGTACGGGCTCCCCTCAAGCATCGGTGAGTGCGGTGGGGGCCTGaaggggatgtggggatggggggtgcggggggggtcTGTGCTCTccgggggggctgtggggggtcTGTGCTGTcggggggggctgtggggggtcTGTGCTGTcgggggggggctgtggggggtcTGTGCTGTcgggggtgctgcaggtgtctgtgctgcaggtgtctgtgctgcaggtgtctgtgctgcaggtgtctgtgctgcaggtgtctgtgctgtcaggggtgctgcaggtgtctgtgctgcaggtgtctgtgctgtcgggggtgctgcaggtgtctgtgctgtcgggggtgctgcaggtgtctgtgctgtcgggggtgctgcaggtgtctgtgctgcaggtgtctgtgctgcaggtgtctgtgctgcaggtgtctgtgctgcaggtgtctgtgctgtcgggggtgctgcaggtgtctgtgctgcaggtgtctgtgctgtcgggggtgctgcaggtgtctgtgctgcaggtgtctgtgctgtctggggtgctgcaggtgtctgtgctgcaggtgtctgtgctgtcgggggtgctgcaggtgtctgtgctgcaggtgtctgtgctgtcaggggtgctgcaggtgtctgtgctgcaggtgtctgtgctgcaggtgtctgtgctgtcaggggtgctgcaggtgtctgtgctgcaggtgtctgtgctgcaggtgtctgtgctgtcgggggtgctgcaggtgtctgtgctgtggggggtgctgcaggtgtctgtgctgcaggtgtctgtgctgcaggtgtctgtgctgcaggtgtctgtgctgtcaggggtgctgcaggtgtctgtgctgcaggtgtctgtgctgcaggtgtctgtgctgtcgGGGGTGTCTGTGTGTTTCGGTGTTTGGCTCCCagccccccccgtgcccccccctcAGGTTTCCTTGCGCACGCCCCGTGCCGGCCCCGCGCTCCCGGAGCGGCCGCAGCAGCAGGGCCTGGGCCCCGTGTACCTGGTGCCTTGGGGCAGCACCGCCCACGGCAGCACCCGGAGCCCCCGTCCTCCATCTGCGGCCGGCCCCGGGACCCGCTGCCCTTCAGCACCCCCGGCCCAGGTgagccccccccggccccgcacccccccccccccccggccgggCAGTGCAGAGGCCCCGcgctgagcccccccccccccgcagtcCGGTACTTGGTGCAGCCCCACGGCCCCCGCCTGCTCCCTGAGCCCCCGCACCCGGCACGGGGCCGTGCAGCAGACACCAGGTGAGAGCGGGACCCGCAGCAGGGGGGGGAGCCAATCCTTaccccatgggatgggatgggatagggcTCCTATGATCCcccatgggatggatgggatgggacagggtCCCCATAATGCCCCATAGGATGAGATGGGGCCCCCATGATCCCGGAAGGGATGGAATAGGGCTCCTATGATCCCCCATAggatggatggggtgggatTCTCTATGGGATGGGATAAGATTGGACCCCATGAtccccatgggatgggatgggataggatgggatcGGCTAGGGCAAGATTGGATGGGATATGATCCCCCATGGGATGGGACCCTGATGATCCCCCCACCATCACCCATGGGATGGGACCCCCCTCATCCCTGAACTGGACCCCATAATCCCCCACAGGATGGAATGGACACCCCCTCCCCATATTCCCCACAGCCTGGGATGGGCTGGTCCCTCCCTCCTGAGCGGTGTCACCCACTGACCCCCGTCCCCAGGCCCCTCTACCTATCACCTGCCCCCCATGCTGGGCCCACACCTTGTGAGCAAGACCTCAGCCCCAGCTACTCCATGTCAGGGGCAGCACCGTCAGCACCTTCTATGAGGACCTGTGCAAGGTGGGGCAGAGACTCAGGTGGATGGGGCCTGGGGGTTGAAGGGAGTCAGGGAACCAAGGTCCTGGGGTCAGGATGCTGAGGGGCTGGTGGGTGAGGGGGCTGGGTACCAGGGGTCAGTGTGCTGGGAGGGTGATGGTGCTGGGGGTCAGGGCACCGGGTACTGGGCACCAGGGGTCAGGGTAGTGGGGGGTCAGAGTGCTGGGTGTCAGGGTGCTGGGTGTCAGGGTGCTGGGTGTCAGGGTACTGGGGTGTCAGGGTGCTGGAtctcagggtgctgggtgcaggctcTGGGTGCAGGCTCTGGGTGCAGTGCCGGTGCTGATACCCACCTCATGCTCccctgctgtgcctgcagaaTCCAGGCCCAGGCCGGTACCACACGGTGGACACGGACGTGTACAAGCACCGGGCACCGCGGTTCTCCATGGTGGCGCGGAACATGCCGCCGGGGGACACCACCACCAAACCGGGCCCCGCCGCGTACAGCCCCCGGCAGGTCAGCAGGGACCCCCGGGGGCAGCCATGGGGGTCACAGACCAGAACCCCCCCTCACCGTGTGCCCCCCTGCAGAGCCGGCCCCAGGGAGTGACCTTTGGCATCCGCCACTCCGAGTACCTGACACCATCGTGGACGTGCCCGACTAGAGCCTGCGGCCGGAGCTGGGAACGGGCTCCAGGCAGGAGGGGGCTCCGGCCGGGAACAGAACAGGATGTGTTCAGAGGCACCCCCGGCTCCAGCTGTGGTCCTTGCGCCAcctgtgccctgtgctgggcagagcCTCCCGCACACTGCGGGTGccctgttcccattcccagcctgtgccctgtgctgctggaggaggaactGGAGAGGCCATGGGAAGTGGGGCTGAGCTCTGGCTCAGGGTTATGGCTccataaccccatagccccacagcaCTGTAACaccatagccccataaccccatagctCCACAGCACTATAACCCCATGGCCCCATAACCTCATAGCCCTACAGCCCCATAACCTCATAGACCCACAGCACTATAACaccatagccccataaccccatagccccacagcaCTGTAACaccatagccccataaccccatagctccacagccccatggctctATATAGCCCCAGAGCCCCATTGCCCCAATGAACCCCATCCTCTATGACCCCCAATGATGACCCCATGTCACCCATGACCCTATCATACCCATGACCCCAATGACCCCATGACCTTGATGACCCTCCATGACCTCCATAGCTGCCCTGTCCCCATGACCCCGGATGACCTCCTggcctccatcccccccccgtGTCACCCGGTGCAGCAGGGGGCGCTCCGCGGGTCCGCccgccgccagggggcgctgcCGCGCGTGACGCCGGCCTCGGCGGACGCGCCCTCCCCACAAGCCCTGCCCCGCAGTAGGCTTGCAGTTGTGGGGTTGTTATGGCTGCTTCCCCCATAAGCTGTGGAAGGCTCCTGCCACATGGTCAAGGGCAGAGGCATCGCAAGCCTCTCGCCAATGCACCTTGAAGAGTTCCTTTTGCAGGAGTGTAAACATTACATCAGCCAGAGCCAATGTACCAAAAGGAGTCATGAGTTTGCCTTTCGTGGCTGTTTATAATCAGCTTCTTGTACAAGATGACGCTAATGCCATATTGCATTGTGGGTTTTCTGAGCTCCTttagcagctcccagcacattGACTCCCATGTGTCAGGTGCCTGACTGCAAACAACTACAGGGAAGGTTAAATTCAACAGCTCTCCTTCAGCTGTGGCTGGCATTGAAGAGGCCCCAGCGAGCAGCAGGATCATAGTCCCCTGTCTCTGTCAAGAACTTCTGCCATGAGGAAGGACAGAGGCAGTGCTGGCGGGTGGTGCAGACTCTACAGGCTCCATGGGAGGGTCAGGCCTAGAGTCTTTAGTGGAAGCCAGCGCACCCGcagtggctggagctgctgttgctcCATTAGGGTCATCGGTATGACGATGCACCCGCTTCAACGCCTCATATATTAAACACCAAGCTGTCATTAACTCTGCTATCCCCTCGAGAAGCAGCATCCCatagtttttcctttgcttgttcCCAACTGTGTAATTGAAGGCCATAGCAGAATGTGCAGTCAGCCCTTGTCCCTTTAACCAGGACAGAAGGGATTGAATCGGCTTCTCATCCtattgctgaggtgagcagctcgaGAGAAGCCTTCAGCACCAGAGCGGGGGGAGCTCAGTGCCCAGGAGCCTCAGCTCAGAGCGGCAGCACCCACccagggagcctcaagtcctcccCAGGCCTcgcccaggagccggcagctctgctgaggtgagcagggaACCACGGGGGGAGCCAGGAGGGAGGCACCGGCCCTGGGGGGGTGAAAACCGGCACAGGGAGAGCGAGAGACCGGGGGGGAAACGGGAGGGTTCAGGCAGGTTGTAGGTgagtgggatggggagcactgacctcatggccacagctctgggagctctcccctcatggccacagctctgggagctctgccctcatggccacagctctgggagctctcccctcatggccacagctctgggagctctgccctcatggccacagctgctctgggagctctgccctcatggccacagccgctctgggagctctgccctcatggccacagctctgggagctctgccctcatggccacagctgctctgggagctctgtcctcatggccacagctctgggagctctcccctcatggccacagctctgggagctctcccctcatggccacagctgctctgggagctctgccctcatggccacagctgctctgggagctctgccctcatggccacagctgctctgggagcactgacctcatggccacagctctgggagctctgccctcatggccacagctgctctgggagctctcccctcatggccacagctgctctggaagctctgccctcatggccacagctgctctgggagctctcccctcatggccacagctctgggagctctgccctcatggccacagctctgggagctctgccctggctgccccggcTGTGCCCAGCGCAGGCACCCGGACAGAGCCgaggagaggggaggctgcagggcagagctcgGGGTGCAGAGAGCGCCTGCgctgggctgggcagggaaCGGGGCCcgatgggcagggctgcactcggtgctccctggggcaggtcctgctgctgcagggctgagctgtggaCGCCATTAACGGACTGCAGGTGTGAGGggagctgagagggagcaggactTGCTGCAGGCCCAggctgtgcaggggcctcaagcatCCCCTgaagctcatggaggaaagaaggaggccgttaacgagggaagctgggaactagtaacaacaaaaccaacacaaacagCCTCACCAGCTGCAGCGTTGCCATCAGGTACCGGCTCACCTCGGCCGGGGGCTGCCCTGCCATGAGCCGCGCGAAGGAGCACCAGTGCCCGAGGGTGCTGCAGCCCCGCACCAGCGCCTGCCCATAGCCACAGACATCCAGAGCCTGGCGGGACTCCTGCGGGGGCCGGTCAGTGAtgggggagagggaaacagcaaaagggagagaaaggagagaaaatgaagggGGAAAtaaggaaggggggaaaaagggtgAGGtgagaaggggaggaagggaaaaggaaagagtaggaagggggaaggaaaagcaacaagGGGACGAGAAGGAGGTTaagaaaggggagagagaaaaggagaggtAGGAAAGAGGGGTCCCAGCCCTTCCTTACTGGGGAGAAACAAAGGTATGTATTTCGTGGCCTCATGAATTGTCTACAGCCCTCTCTTGTAGACACGTAAGTCTTGGAGTGTGactgctgtaactgaaacttgGGGGGCCTGTTGGCTTCCTCTGCAGTGGCTCAGAAATGTGATTTCACAAGTCACAGCAGCCTTGTGCTGGTGTTAAGGGCCTTGCCACGTTAGGATCAACCTTTTTGACAAAATGTAAGTGGTCCCTGTCTTAGGTGATGTGGGATGGGTGAAAACATCTAACAATATTCTGTTCAGAACCTGCCTGCCGTATCCGTTAAAAGAATTCCAGTGTATCTCTCTTTACCATATGCATGCATGAGTGTAACTGAATCGATTTTTCAAGAGTGCCTGAAAACTGAAGGGGGATTTGTGCTTTCAGAACAGCACAAATGGCCTCACTTCTCGTAGTCACTGCTTTTGATGTGCTTGGAATAAAGTTCTGCCCATATTAGTCCAAGAACACTTCCCAGCTCTGGAACTCAGAATCTCCTAGGGGTAAGTACTTATCAGTTATAAAGGATAAGAAGCAGATACTGAAGACCTAGACTTCTTGTTGCTATAATTTCTAACTCATGCATTGCATTGGTCAGTACTTCAACATCTAACTTACTTCG
This Melopsittacus undulatus isolate bMelUnd1 unplaced genomic scaffold, bMelUnd1.mat.Z mat_scaffold_55_arrow_ctg1, whole genome shotgun sequence DNA region includes the following protein-coding sequences:
- the LOC117438663 gene encoding outer dense fiber protein 3-like; protein product: MSDSPWVCSWRPHCPRGPITALYTSPGPKYGLPSSIGFLAHAPCRPRAPGAAAAAGPGPRVPGALGQHRPRQHPEPPSSICGRPRDPLPFSTPGPVRYLVQPHGPRLLPEPPHPARGRAADTRGPSTYHLPPMLGPHLVSKTSNPGPGRYHTVDTDVYKHRAPRFSMVARNMPPGDTTTKPGPAAYSPRQSRPQGVTFGIRHSEYLTPSWTCPVPMTPDDLLASIPPPCHPVQQGALRGSARRQGALPRVTPASADAPSPQALPRSRLAVVGLLWLLPP